The Vicia villosa cultivar HV-30 ecotype Madison, WI linkage group LG1, Vvil1.0, whole genome shotgun sequence genome includes a region encoding these proteins:
- the LOC131599465 gene encoding U-box domain-containing protein 54-like isoform X2, with product MFNNNYSTTEIEEEEDTIINHHQYLDTIDNEIEEEQEDSIYVAVVGVGMIARNQVSAEQVEIYMEQERNKRRQLLHKFIQSCSLSKVKVDTILIESDFVAKAILDLIPILQISNLVIGANKFHQRKARSKKGNGVADQVVQNAPENCKVRIICEGKEVNDEQMMMKTPSPKMIATANSANNVNNTKENDSVLCVCFKPKFK from the exons ATGTTCAACAACAACTACTCCACCACCGAGATAGAGGAGGAAGAAGACACCATCATCAACCACCACCAGTACCTTGACACAATCGACAATGAaattgaagaagaacaagaagactCCATTTATGTTGCAGTTG TGGGAGTAGGAATGATTGCTAGGAATCAAGTTAGTGCTGAGCAGGTAGAAATTTACATGGAGCAAGAAAGAAACAAGAGAAGACAACTCCTTCACAAGTTCATCCAATCTTGCTCTCTTTCCAAAGTTAAGGTTGATACCATCCTAATAGAAAGTGATTTCGTTGCAAAAGCCATCCTTGACCTAATTCCTATTCTTCAAATATCAAATTTAGTCATCGGCGCCAACAAGTTCCATCAAAG AAAAGCGAGATCAAAGAAAGGAAATGGCGTGGCTGATCAGGTGGTACAGAATGCACCAGAAAATTGTAAGGTTAGAATTATCTGTGAAGGTAAGGAAGTAAATGATGAGCAAATGATGATGAAGACACCTTCTCCTAAGATGATTGCCACTGCCAACTCTGCTAATAATGTGAACAACACAAAAGAAAATGATTCAGTTTTATGTGTTTGTTTCAAACCAAAGTTTAAATGA
- the LOC131599465 gene encoding U-box domain-containing protein 54-like isoform X1, with the protein MFNNNYSTTEIEEEEDTIINHHQYLDTIDNEIEEEQEDSIYVAVGKSDTSMEALSWTLNNLTTHSTMLYLIHVFPEIKHIPHPLGVGMIARNQVSAEQVEIYMEQERNKRRQLLHKFIQSCSLSKVKVDTILIESDFVAKAILDLIPILQISNLVIGANKFHQRKARSKKGNGVADQVVQNAPENCKVRIICEGKEVNDEQMMMKTPSPKMIATANSANNVNNTKENDSVLCVCFKPKFK; encoded by the exons ATGTTCAACAACAACTACTCCACCACCGAGATAGAGGAGGAAGAAGACACCATCATCAACCACCACCAGTACCTTGACACAATCGACAATGAaattgaagaagaacaagaagactCCATTTATGTTGCAGTTGGTAAGAGCGATACAAGCATGGAAGCTCTCTCATGGACACTCAATAACCTTACCACTCATTCCACCATGCTCTATCTCATTCATGTATTCCCAGAAATCAAACACATTCCACATCCAT TGGGAGTAGGAATGATTGCTAGGAATCAAGTTAGTGCTGAGCAGGTAGAAATTTACATGGAGCAAGAAAGAAACAAGAGAAGACAACTCCTTCACAAGTTCATCCAATCTTGCTCTCTTTCCAAAGTTAAGGTTGATACCATCCTAATAGAAAGTGATTTCGTTGCAAAAGCCATCCTTGACCTAATTCCTATTCTTCAAATATCAAATTTAGTCATCGGCGCCAACAAGTTCCATCAAAG AAAAGCGAGATCAAAGAAAGGAAATGGCGTGGCTGATCAGGTGGTACAGAATGCACCAGAAAATTGTAAGGTTAGAATTATCTGTGAAGGTAAGGAAGTAAATGATGAGCAAATGATGATGAAGACACCTTCTCCTAAGATGATTGCCACTGCCAACTCTGCTAATAATGTGAACAACACAAAAGAAAATGATTCAGTTTTATGTGTTTGTTTCAAACCAAAGTTTAAATGA
- the LOC131645242 gene encoding uncharacterized protein LOC131645242: MVKGVVKVSSELVKFLITEQFSETASSITSFKVDSDVVSLHGDTSSGEKEFIGVQGCSLLQGCSMFSGFLVEEIDVSKAKLRQVVSALAKYCSPYELTNRLVALTKNVKPGKLRNATSQGLSTGDTDPAKAKASKPTGKEVAEKENELSVSLLNIHVGLIRKAWNHPTADSFLVEEIDVSKAKLRQVVSALAKYSSPDELTLM; this comes from the exons ATGGTGAAGGGTGTAGTCAAAGTTAGTTCAG AGTTGGTAAAATTTCTCATTACAGAACAATTTTCTGAAACCGCGTCTTCTATAACTTCATTCAAAGTTGATTCCGATGTTGTTTCGCTCCACG GCGACACTTCTAGTGGTGAGAAGGAGTTTATTGGGGTGCAGGGGTGTAGTTTGTTGCAGGGGTGTAGTATGTTCTCAGG TTTTCTAGTTGAGGAGATAGATGTTAGCAAAGCCAAATTGCGGCAGGTTGTTAGTGCTTTGGCAAAGTACTGCAGTCCTTATGAGTTAACG AACCGCCTAGTTGCACTTACAAAAAATGTCAAACCTGGAAAACTACGGAATGCTACGTCTCAAGGACTG TCCACAGGAGACACTGATCCTGCCAAAGCGAAAGCCTCAAAACCTACGGGCAAAGAGGTAGCTGAGAAAGAGAATGAACTTAGTGTCAGTTTGCTTAATATTCATGTTGGATTAATTCGTAAAGCATGGAACCATCCAACAGCTGATAG TTTTCTAGTTGAGGAGATAGATGTTAGCAAAGCCAAATTACGGCAGGTTGTTAGTGCTTTGGCAAAGTACAGCAGTCCTGATGAGTTAACGTtaatgtag